The Sulfurospirillum halorespirans DSM 13726 genome has a window encoding:
- a CDS encoding YbgA family protein has translation MLKIAVSACLLGEPIRYDKTGQRDRFITDKLGKYASFIPFCPEHLAFGTPRETIRIVLEERHKNVITVFSKNDVTQAMNDAVAQELHKIQNEAICGIILKSKSPSCGLGSTKYYMKEMSEGKKDGLFAFTCKEHFVDFPIEEEARLIDPWLRENFVMQLFAYEDALQLQKNIKTMQELVSFHTAYKFLLQSKHEGNYRLLGKIVANHEKNSLQEITQMYLALFKKTIAYKGSIGKTVNVLQHMVGFFKKELNSSEKAELHMQIEEFRDEITPLISVMSTIEFLVKKYNTTYLLGQKFLNPYPKDLSLRSMIQEGK, from the coding sequence ATGCTCAAAATAGCCGTTTCCGCCTGTTTACTGGGTGAGCCAATTCGTTACGATAAAACGGGTCAAAGAGATCGTTTCATTACCGACAAGCTTGGCAAATACGCTTCGTTTATTCCGTTTTGTCCTGAGCATTTAGCCTTTGGAACACCGCGTGAGACCATACGCATTGTGCTTGAAGAGAGGCATAAAAACGTCATCACTGTCTTTTCCAAAAATGATGTGACACAAGCGATGAATGATGCGGTAGCGCAGGAACTACACAAAATCCAAAACGAAGCCATTTGCGGCATTATCTTGAAATCGAAGTCACCCAGTTGTGGGCTTGGGAGTACCAAGTACTACATGAAAGAGATGAGTGAAGGGAAAAAAGATGGGCTTTTTGCGTTTACATGTAAAGAACACTTCGTAGATTTTCCCATCGAGGAAGAGGCGCGTTTGATCGACCCTTGGCTTCGGGAAAACTTTGTGATGCAACTCTTTGCGTATGAAGATGCCTTGCAACTTCAAAAAAACATCAAAACGATGCAAGAGCTTGTGAGTTTTCATACCGCGTACAAGTTTCTGCTTCAAAGTAAACACGAAGGAAACTACCGACTTTTGGGCAAAATCGTTGCCAATCATGAGAAAAATAGTTTGCAAGAGATTACACAAATGTACCTTGCGCTGTTTAAAAAAACGATTGCGTACAAAGGCTCGATTGGTAAAACGGTGAATGTGCTTCAACACATGGTTGGCTTTTTCAAAAAAGAGCTGAACAGCAGTGAAAAAGCAGAACTGCACATGCAAATCGAAGAGTTTCGCGATGAGATCACTCCGCTCATTTCTGTGATGAGCACCATCGAATTTTTGGTTAAAAAGTACAATACGACCTACCTTTTGGGGCAGAAGTTTTTGAACCCCTACCCCAAAGACCTCTCCCTTCGTTCCATGATCCAAGAAGGCAAATAA